The genomic interval GACATCGTCGACGACTACGGGCGCTACACCACCGCGTGCGCCGTACTGGAGACCGCCGAACGGCTGGCCGGTGAGGAACGCGCGCCCGCGCCCCGGCTGCACGCGCTGACCGCGAGCGCGTTGCGCGCCATCGCCGCCAAACAGCGCCCGCACGAATTGATCCTGGACGCATACCTGTTGCGCGCCATGGGTTTCGCGGGCTGGGCCCCCGCCCTCGACGAATGCGCCAAGTGCGCGACCCCGGGCCCGCACCGGGCCTTCCACGTCGCCGCCGGTGGCGCGGTGTGCGTGCACTGTCGCCCGCCCGGCTCGGCCACCCCGCAGCAAGGGGTGCTAGACATGCTCGTCGCGCTGCTCAAAGGTGAGTGGGCGTACGTCGAGTCCACGCCGGAGGGGGTGCGCCGCCAGGCCAGCGGCCTCGTCGCCGCGCATCTGCAATGGCACCTCGAACGCCAGCTCCGCACCCTGCCCCTCATCGAGCGTTCGACCACCTCCGTCTGACCTGCCGCATGGGCGAAGCCGCCTTCCTCGGCCGCAGGACCGGCCTGCCGTTCAGATCCGGCAGCGCGTCCCGGCGACCGAGCGGCGGTCCGCACCGGACCGGCGCAAAGTCTCCACAACCATCAGGCAGGATGGACGCCGTGATCCTCCGCCGTGACTCCGCACCGACCACTGCGCGCTCGAATGGTCAGCGCACCGTCCGTCCGCCGTCGCCGCATCCGTCCGGGGCGACGCCGCCGGAAATTCCCGCGGAACTGGTACCCAACCACGTCGCGCTGGTGATGGACGGCAACGGCCGCTGGGCGCAGGAGCGCGGTCTGCCGCGCACCGCCGGGCACGAACGCGGCGAGGCCGTGCTGATGGACGCCGTCGAGGGCTGCATCGAGATCGGCGTGAAGTGGCTGTCGGCGTACGCGTTCTC from Nocardia goodfellowii carries:
- the recO gene encoding DNA repair protein RecO, whose translation is MRLYRDEAVVVRQHKLGEADRIVTLLTRQHGLVRAVAKGVRRTKSRFGARLEPFAYVDVQLHPGRTLDVITQVHTMEAFASDIVDDYGRYTTACAVLETAERLAGEERAPAPRLHALTASALRAIAAKQRPHELILDAYLLRAMGFAGWAPALDECAKCATPGPHRAFHVAAGGAVCVHCRPPGSATPQQGVLDMLVALLKGEWAYVESTPEGVRRQASGLVAAHLQWHLERQLRTLPLIERSTTSV